From Methylobacterium radiodurans, a single genomic window includes:
- a CDS encoding ribosome modulation factor has translation MDAKATASDSAFIQGRNARLYGKPASECPYTEGTEEHAAWMQAYEEATDSEANG, from the coding sequence ATGGACGCCAAAGCAACCGCGAGCGACAGCGCCTTCATCCAGGGCCGCAACGCCCGCCTCTACGGCAAGCCGGCCAGCGAATGTCCCTACACCGAGGGCACGGAGGAGCACGCCGCCTGGATGCAGGCCTACGAGGAGGCCACCGATAGCGAGGCGAACGGCTGA
- the rarD gene encoding EamA family transporter RarD, with protein sequence MGFLYALAAYLSWGLVVPVHFRMLGQFTPAYILAERILWSGLFVGALVLVWRARLRNPFPLRPRHALLVASALLIAVNWLLYLQAVQAGHLLDASLGYYINPLVSVGLGRLVLGERLRPIQLVAVAIAASGVGVAVVWAGDLPLVSLSLAVTFALYGLIRKVVGVDPTLGLLAETLILAPFCAAWLWQAPEPFLPPAPRDLGLLLLTGVTTALPLIWFAAAAERLRLATLGLMQYIAPTCLLVLSVLVFGEQVEPQRIVMLALIWLALGLYALDAFRTGRAARAP encoded by the coding sequence TTGGGCTTCCTCTACGCGCTCGCGGCCTATCTGAGCTGGGGCCTCGTCGTCCCGGTGCATTTCCGGATGCTCGGGCAGTTCACCCCGGCCTACATCCTGGCCGAGCGCATCCTCTGGTCCGGCCTCTTCGTCGGCGCGCTGGTGCTCGTCTGGCGCGCCCGCCTGCGCAACCCGTTCCCGCTTCGCCCGCGCCACGCGCTCCTCGTCGCCTCGGCCCTGCTGATCGCGGTGAACTGGCTGCTCTACCTGCAGGCCGTGCAGGCGGGCCACCTGCTGGATGCCAGCCTCGGCTACTACATCAACCCGCTGGTCAGCGTCGGGCTCGGCCGGCTGGTGCTGGGCGAGCGCCTGCGCCCGATCCAGCTCGTGGCCGTCGCGATCGCGGCCTCCGGCGTCGGGGTCGCGGTGGTCTGGGCCGGAGACCTGCCGCTGGTCTCGCTCTCCCTCGCGGTGACCTTCGCGCTCTACGGGCTGATCCGGAAGGTGGTGGGCGTCGATCCGACGCTGGGGCTGCTGGCCGAGACGCTGATCCTGGCGCCCTTCTGCGCCGCCTGGCTCTGGCAGGCGCCGGAGCCCTTCCTCCCGCCCGCGCCGCGCGATCTCGGCCTGCTTCTGCTCACGGGCGTGACCACGGCGCTGCCGCTGATCTGGTTCGCGGCCGCCGCCGAGCGCCTGCGCCTCGCGACCCTCGGGCTGATGCAGTACATCGCCCCGACATGCCTGCTGGTTCTCAGCGTGCTGGTCTTCGGCGAGCAGGTCGAGCCGCAGCGGATCGTGATGCTGGCGCTGATCTGGCTGGCGCTCGGCCTCTACGCCCTCGACGCCTTCCGCACGGGCCGCGCCGCCCGCGCGCCCTGA
- a CDS encoding response regulator: MSERQDGGQAEESIGGTDGTDSGQDGIGEADYRALAETLPQLAWMAGADGAIAWYNRRWYDYTGTTPAEMQGWGWRDVHHPDHIGRVLDRYRAAIAAGEPWEDTFPLRGGDGTYRWFLSQAMPLRGPDGRVRRWYGTNTDISRRRATEQRLRHSEERFRALVDASAAVVWNTTATGELTPPQPRWSAYTGQGEAAYQGWGWVDAVHPDDRAHAADTWARSVEERKPYAVEYRLRRHDGQWRHMEVRGVPVFDEEGAIREWVGTNVDITDRKEAEAEIERARQSAEAANRAKSQFIANMSHELRTPLSAVIGYAEMLAEELEDVGQSELLPDLRKIEANARHLLSLINDVLDISKIEAGRMTASAETFRVEELVSDVSDAIGALVEKKRNRFAVDLGPDLGTMHQDQTKIRQCLVNLIGNAAKFTEDGAITLTVRRHREQEADWLSFAVADTGIGMSAEQVGRLFERFSQADESTTRQFGGTGLGLSITRAFCRTMGGDVAVESEPDVGSTFTIRLPATLAPEDIAAPVEAPQAEPAGAQEEHDVILLVDDDPAARELLGRFLEREGFRVRTANDGRAGLTLARALKPRAILLDVEMPRMDGWAVLHAVRSDPELAGIPVIMTSVVAEQGLGQALGATDYFVKPIDWNRMKGLMERYRPEGREARLLVVDDDADARERLRRTLQRDGWAVDEAENGRSALARIDAERPNLILLDLMMPEMDGFAFLRALRARPDGDIPVVVLTAKEITETEKASLEAQADRVIMKGSLSLGEIGRQLRALYAREAAPVPQGMQGLIDRLAERD, translated from the coding sequence ATGAGCGAGCGCCAGGATGGCGGCCAGGCCGAGGAATCGATCGGCGGCACGGACGGGACCGATAGCGGCCAGGACGGCATCGGCGAGGCCGACTACCGCGCCCTGGCCGAGACCCTGCCCCAACTCGCCTGGATGGCCGGGGCCGACGGCGCGATCGCCTGGTACAACCGGCGCTGGTACGACTACACCGGCACGACGCCGGCCGAGATGCAGGGCTGGGGCTGGCGCGACGTGCACCACCCCGACCATATCGGCCGCGTGCTCGACCGCTACCGGGCCGCGATCGCGGCCGGAGAGCCCTGGGAGGACACCTTCCCGCTGCGGGGCGGGGACGGGACGTACCGCTGGTTCCTGTCGCAGGCGATGCCGCTGCGCGGTCCGGACGGCCGTGTGCGGCGCTGGTACGGCACCAACACCGACATCTCGCGCCGACGCGCCACGGAGCAGCGCCTGCGCCACTCCGAGGAGCGCTTCCGGGCGCTGGTCGACGCCTCCGCGGCGGTGGTCTGGAACACCACCGCGACCGGCGAGCTGACGCCGCCGCAGCCGCGCTGGAGCGCCTATACGGGCCAGGGCGAGGCGGCCTACCAGGGCTGGGGCTGGGTCGACGCGGTCCATCCGGACGATCGCGCGCACGCGGCCGACACCTGGGCCCGCTCGGTCGAGGAGCGCAAGCCCTACGCGGTCGAGTACCGCCTGCGCCGCCACGACGGCCAGTGGCGCCACATGGAGGTGCGCGGCGTGCCGGTCTTCGACGAGGAGGGCGCGATCCGCGAATGGGTCGGCACCAACGTCGACATCACCGACCGCAAGGAGGCCGAGGCCGAGATCGAGCGCGCGCGGCAATCGGCCGAGGCCGCCAACCGCGCCAAGAGCCAGTTCATCGCCAACATGAGCCACGAGCTGCGCACGCCGCTCTCGGCGGTGATCGGCTACGCGGAGATGCTCGCCGAGGAGCTGGAGGATGTCGGCCAGTCCGAGCTGCTGCCGGACCTGCGCAAGATCGAGGCGAACGCCCGCCACCTCTTGAGCCTGATCAACGACGTCCTCGACATCTCGAAGATCGAGGCCGGTCGCATGACCGCCTCGGCCGAGACCTTCCGGGTCGAGGAACTGGTCTCGGACGTTTCCGACGCGATCGGGGCGCTCGTCGAGAAGAAGCGCAACCGCTTCGCGGTCGATCTCGGGCCCGATCTCGGCACGATGCATCAGGACCAGACCAAGATCCGCCAGTGCCTCGTGAACCTCATCGGCAACGCCGCGAAGTTCACGGAGGACGGCGCGATCACCCTCACGGTCCGCCGCCACCGGGAGCAGGAGGCCGACTGGCTCTCCTTCGCGGTCGCGGACACCGGCATCGGCATGAGCGCCGAGCAGGTCGGGCGCCTGTTCGAGCGCTTCTCCCAGGCCGACGAATCGACCACGCGCCAGTTCGGCGGCACTGGGCTCGGGCTCTCGATCACCCGTGCCTTCTGCCGCACCATGGGAGGCGATGTCGCGGTCGAGAGCGAGCCGGATGTGGGCTCCACCTTCACCATCCGGCTGCCGGCCACGCTCGCGCCCGAGGACATCGCCGCGCCTGTCGAGGCGCCGCAGGCGGAGCCCGCCGGCGCGCAGGAGGAGCACGACGTGATCCTGCTGGTCGACGACGACCCGGCCGCGCGGGAGCTTCTCGGTCGCTTCCTGGAGCGCGAGGGGTTTCGCGTCCGCACCGCAAACGACGGCCGGGCCGGGCTGACGCTCGCCCGAGCCCTGAAGCCGCGGGCGATCCTGCTCGACGTCGAGATGCCGCGCATGGATGGCTGGGCCGTGCTCCACGCGGTCCGCAGCGATCCGGAACTGGCCGGCATCCCGGTGATCATGACCTCGGTGGTGGCCGAGCAGGGCCTGGGCCAGGCGCTCGGCGCCACCGACTACTTCGTCAAGCCGATCGACTGGAACCGGATGAAGGGTCTGATGGAGCGCTACCGGCCGGAGGGGCGCGAGGCCCGCCTGCTGGTGGTGGACGACGACGCGGACGCCCGCGAGCGCCTCCGCAGGACCCTCCAGCGCGACGGCTGGGCTGTGGACGAGGCGGAGAACGGCCGCAGCGCGCTCGCCCGGATCGACGCGGAGCGCCCGAACCTGATCCTGCTCGACCTGATGATGCCCGAGATGGACGGCTTCGCCTTCCTGCGAGCGCTGCGCGCCCGGCCGGACGGGGACATCCCGGTGGTGGTGCTCACCGCCAAGGAGATCACCGAGACGGAAAAAGCCAGCCTGGAGGCGCAGGCCGACCGGGTGATCATGAAGGGCTCGCTCAGCCTCGGCGAGATCGGCCGGCAGCTGCGCGCCCTCTACGCCCGGGAGGCCGCCCCGGTGCCGCAGGGCATGCAGGGGCTGATCGACCGGCTGGCGGAGCGGGACTGA
- the tlpA gene encoding thiol:disulfide interchange protein TlpA has protein sequence MPRPIARLAIGAGLVTALVAGLALYGTGSITGNGAGPCAPSAPALARVAQNSRGDVAAMQPPDSPRPAPDLAFRGPDGAEMRLADLRGKLLLVNLWATWCAPCKAEMPALDRLQAALGGPDFAVVAINLDTRNTDKPPVWMRENGIAQLAYYADPGGRVLPAVQRDTGSTGLPTTLLIDGAGCTIGVMKGPAEWSGADARKLIQAAMGRG, from the coding sequence ATGCCCCGACCTATCGCGCGCCTCGCTATCGGCGCCGGCCTCGTGACGGCCCTCGTCGCTGGGCTTGCCCTATACGGGACGGGCTCCATCACCGGCAACGGGGCGGGCCCCTGCGCGCCGTCCGCCCCCGCGCTCGCCCGCGTGGCGCAGAACAGCCGCGGCGACGTCGCGGCGATGCAACCGCCCGACAGCCCGCGCCCGGCACCGGATCTCGCCTTCCGGGGGCCGGACGGGGCCGAGATGCGGCTGGCGGACCTGCGCGGCAAGCTTCTCCTCGTGAACCTCTGGGCGACGTGGTGCGCCCCCTGCAAGGCGGAGATGCCAGCCCTCGACCGGCTCCAGGCGGCGCTCGGCGGGCCGGACTTCGCCGTGGTGGCGATCAACCTCGACACCCGCAACACCGACAAGCCGCCGGTCTGGATGCGGGAGAACGGGATCGCGCAGCTCGCCTACTACGCCGATCCCGGCGGGCGGGTGCTGCCGGCGGTGCAGCGCGACACCGGATCGACCGGCCTCCCGACCACGCTGCTCATCGACGGCGCCGGCTGCACGATCGGCGTGATGAAGGGGCCGGCCGAGTGGTCGGGTGCGGATGCGCGGAAGCTCATCCAGGCGGCGATGGGGCGGGGTTAA
- the argH gene encoding argininosuccinate lyase yields MSNRMWGGRFASGPAEIMEEINASIGFDKRLAPQDIRGSLAHVAMLGKAGILPADDVAAIQAGLKSVQEEIEAGSFVFRRELEDIHMSVESRLTEIVGPAAGRLHTARSRNDQVATDMKLWVRDTLDSLDAQAAELQRALAEKALQHAATVMPGFTHLQSAQPVTFGHHCLAYVEMLARDRGRFRDARARLNECPLGAAALAGTSFPIDRHATAAALGFDRPTANSLDSVADRDFALESLAAASICAVHLSRFAEELVVWTSAQFGFVRLSDGYTTGSSIMPQKRNPDAAELVRAKAGRIVGALTGLLIVMKGLPLAYSKDMQEDKEGTFDALQALSLCLAAMTGMVRDLEPVAEVLAKAAGSGYSTATDLADWLVRELGLPFRQAHHVTGRLVGAASARGVGLEELTLPEMQEAEPRITDAVYAVLGVANSVASRTSYGGTAPDNVRSQAEAWIARLSEGAVKPA; encoded by the coding sequence ATGAGCAACCGGATGTGGGGCGGCCGCTTCGCGAGCGGCCCGGCCGAGATCATGGAGGAGATCAACGCCTCGATCGGGTTCGACAAGCGCCTCGCGCCCCAGGATATCCGCGGCTCGCTGGCGCATGTGGCGATGCTGGGCAAGGCCGGCATCCTGCCCGCCGACGATGTGGCGGCGATCCAGGCCGGGCTCAAGTCCGTGCAAGAGGAGATCGAGGCCGGCAGCTTCGTGTTCCGCCGGGAACTCGAGGACATCCACATGTCGGTGGAGAGCCGGCTGACGGAGATCGTCGGCCCTGCCGCTGGGCGGCTCCACACCGCGCGCTCGCGCAACGACCAGGTCGCCACCGACATGAAGCTCTGGGTGCGCGACACCCTCGACTCGCTCGATGCACAGGCCGCCGAGCTGCAGCGGGCGCTGGCCGAGAAGGCGCTCCAGCACGCCGCCACCGTGATGCCGGGCTTCACCCACCTGCAATCGGCCCAGCCGGTCACCTTCGGGCATCACTGCCTCGCCTACGTGGAGATGCTGGCCCGCGACCGCGGCCGCTTCCGCGACGCGCGCGCGCGCCTCAACGAGTGCCCGCTGGGCGCCGCGGCACTCGCCGGCACCTCATTCCCGATCGACCGGCACGCGACGGCCGCGGCGCTCGGCTTCGACCGGCCGACCGCGAACTCGCTGGATTCCGTGGCCGACCGCGACTTCGCGCTGGAATCGCTCGCCGCCGCCTCGATCTGCGCTGTGCACCTCTCGCGCTTCGCCGAGGAGCTGGTGGTCTGGACCTCGGCGCAGTTCGGCTTCGTGCGGCTCTCGGACGGCTACACCACCGGCTCGTCGATCATGCCGCAGAAGCGCAATCCCGACGCCGCCGAGCTGGTGCGCGCCAAGGCCGGCCGCATCGTCGGCGCGCTCACGGGCCTCCTCATCGTGATGAAGGGCCTGCCGCTCGCCTATTCGAAGGACATGCAGGAGGACAAGGAGGGCACCTTCGACGCGCTCCAGGCCCTCTCGCTATGCCTCGCCGCGATGACCGGCATGGTGCGCGACCTCGAACCCGTGGCCGAGGTTCTGGCCAAGGCTGCGGGCTCCGGCTACAGCACCGCGACCGACCTCGCCGACTGGCTGGTGCGCGAGCTCGGGCTCCCCTTCCGGCAGGCCCACCACGTCACCGGCCGCCTCGTCGGCGCGGCCTCGGCCCGGGGCGTCGGGCTGGAGGAACTCACCCTGCCGGAGATGCAGGAGGCCGAGCCCCGCATCACCGACGCCGTCTACGCGGTGCTCGGCGTCGCGAACTCGGTGGCGAGCCGCACCAGCTACGGCGGCACGGCGCCCGACAACGTCCGGAGCCAGGCCGAGGCCTGGATCGCGCGGCTCAGCGAGGGGGCGGTCAAGCCTGCGTGA
- a CDS encoding invasion associated locus b family protein, translated as MRRALCLLPVGALALLAPLPASLSDLAGLRTAHAQEADAAEPRRGRRGREKKPATPPGMQQAVPVAVIGDWNVFTNGQGKARVCYAIAQPQTRSPNTLKRDTAYLFVTVRKAENIQNEVAVMLGFPAKPAVAQAKPGAAAAPTDPSLNIGTARYGLVTKDNNAWLQNPAEEARVVAEMSGRAPKLTVRTTSMRGNPTADEYALAGFADAMKRAREECK; from the coding sequence ATGCGCCGTGCCCTCTGCCTGCTCCCGGTCGGAGCCCTCGCTCTCCTCGCGCCGCTGCCGGCCAGCTTGAGCGATCTGGCGGGGCTCCGGACAGCGCACGCCCAGGAGGCCGACGCGGCCGAGCCGCGCCGCGGCCGCCGCGGGCGGGAGAAGAAGCCCGCGACCCCGCCCGGCATGCAGCAGGCGGTGCCGGTGGCGGTGATCGGCGACTGGAACGTCTTCACCAACGGCCAGGGCAAGGCCCGCGTCTGCTACGCCATCGCCCAGCCCCAGACCCGCTCGCCGAACACCCTGAAGCGCGACACCGCCTACCTGTTCGTGACGGTGCGCAAGGCCGAGAACATCCAGAACGAGGTGGCGGTGATGCTGGGCTTCCCCGCCAAGCCCGCGGTCGCGCAAGCGAAGCCCGGTGCGGCGGCGGCCCCCACCGACCCGTCGCTGAACATCGGCACGGCCCGCTACGGACTGGTGACCAAGGACAACAACGCCTGGCTCCAGAACCCGGCCGAGGAAGCCCGCGTCGTCGCCGAGATGAGCGGCCGCGCCCCGAAGCTCACGGTCCGCACCACCTCGATGCGCGGCAATCCGACCGCCGACGAGTACGCGCTGGCCGGCTTCGCCGATGCGATGAAGCGCGCCCGGGAGGAGTGCAAGTAG
- a CDS encoding glycine--tRNA ligase subunit alpha gives MSDADLAPTRSFQGLILTLQRFWAAKGCVILQPYDMEVGAGTFHPATTLRALGPKPWKAAYVQPSRRPKDGRYGENPNRLQHYYQFQVILKPNPPNLQELYLESLAAIGVDLKLHDIRFVEDDWESPTLGAWGLGWECWCDGMEVSQFTYFQQVAGFECAPVAGELTYGLERLAMYVQGVENVYDLNFNGGEGPDKVTYGDVFLQAEQEYSRHNFEASDSAMLFRQFTDAEKACRAYLAAGEPQSEGARHRIVQPAYDQCIKASHVFNLLDARGVISVTERQSYILRVRELAKACGAAWLRTEAGGHAAA, from the coding sequence ATGTCAGACGCCGATCTCGCGCCCACCCGCTCGTTCCAGGGCCTGATCCTGACGCTCCAGCGCTTCTGGGCGGCCAAGGGCTGCGTCATCCTGCAGCCCTACGACATGGAGGTGGGGGCCGGCACCTTCCACCCGGCGACCACGCTCAGGGCGCTGGGGCCCAAGCCCTGGAAGGCCGCCTACGTGCAGCCCTCGCGCCGCCCGAAGGACGGGCGCTACGGCGAGAACCCGAACCGGCTGCAGCACTACTACCAGTTCCAGGTCATCCTGAAGCCGAACCCGCCGAACCTGCAGGAACTCTACCTCGAATCGCTCGCGGCGATCGGCGTTGACCTGAAGCTCCACGACATCCGCTTCGTCGAGGACGATTGGGAGAGCCCGACGCTCGGCGCCTGGGGCCTCGGCTGGGAGTGCTGGTGCGACGGGATGGAGGTGAGCCAGTTCACCTACTTCCAGCAGGTCGCGGGCTTCGAGTGCGCACCGGTCGCGGGCGAGCTGACCTACGGCCTGGAGCGGCTGGCCATGTACGTCCAGGGCGTCGAGAACGTCTACGACCTGAACTTCAACGGGGGCGAGGGGCCTGACAAGGTCACGTACGGCGACGTCTTCCTCCAAGCCGAGCAGGAATACTCGCGCCACAATTTCGAGGCCTCCGATTCGGCGATGCTGTTCCGGCAGTTCACCGACGCCGAGAAGGCCTGCCGCGCCTACCTCGCGGCGGGCGAGCCCCAGTCGGAGGGCGCGCGCCACCGCATCGTGCAGCCGGCCTACGACCAGTGCATCAAGGCGAGCCACGTCTTCAACCTGCTCGACGCCCGCGGCGTGATCTCGGTCACCGAGCGGCAGAGCTACATCCTGCGGGTGCGCGAGCTCGCCAAGGCCTGCGGTGCAGCCTGGCTCCGGACCGAGGCCGGCGGCCACGCCGCCGCCTGA